In the genome of Ptychodera flava strain L36383 chromosome 13, AS_Pfla_20210202, whole genome shotgun sequence, one region contains:
- the LOC139147218 gene encoding WW domain-containing oxidoreductase-like codes for MADEPGSLLDTDSEDELPAGWEERSARDGRVYYAHHGDKKTQWHHPRTGKRKRIIGELPYGWETAIDETGCQYFIDHLNKKTTYSDPRLAFAVEDNPEKGEITQRFDSYSTCRSILQGRDLSGQYVIITGANGGIGFETANALALHGAHVVMACRNLKKANAAAKKIREARPEAKVETMLLDLASLRSVRQFAENYKLREWPLHTLILNAAVFGLPWSLTEDGFETTFQVNHLSHFYLFNLLKDLLIDCDASAARVVVVSSESHRFVNIIGNTFDVETLSPPKEEYWSMLAYNRSKLCNVMFALELHRRFSNQGIACNVLHPGNMIYTGLPKKWWLIWFLYMLVRPFTKSLSQGAATTVYCAAARELDRVGGLYFNHCCRCVPSEESMDEDKAKALWEMSERMIKESFSKHNL; via the exons cCATGGAGACAAGAAAACCCAGTGGCATCACCCAAGAACTGGAAAACGAAAAAGGATAATTGGAG AGCTGCCATATGGCTGGGAAACAGCCATTGATGAAACTGGATGCCAGTATTTCATTGA CCATCTAAACAAGAAGACAACATACTCAGACCCTAGATTGGCATTTGCAGTGGAAGATAATCCTGAAAAGGGTGAAATTACTCAGAGATTTGATTCCTACAGTACTTGCAGGAGCATATTACAAGGCCGTGATTTGTCTGGCCAATATGTCATCATCACAGGTGCAAACGGTGGTATAG GTTTTGAAACTGCCAATGCACTAGCATTGCATGGTGCACATGTTGTCATGGCGTGCCGAAATTTGAAGAAAGCCAATGCAGCCGCCAAGAAAATCCGAGAAGCCAGACCTGAAGCAAAAGTAGAAACCATGCTTCTAGACCTTGCTTCTCTAAGAAGTGTGCGTCAGTTTGCTGAAAATTACAAACTCAGAGAATG GCCGTTGCACACTCTGATTCTGAATGCTGCAGTGTTTGGACTTCCCTGGTCATTGACTGAGGATGGCTTTGAGACCACGTTCCAAGTGAATCACTTGTCACATTTCTATCTGTTTAATCTGCTCAAGGATCTGTTGATAGACTGTGATGCCAGCGCTGCACGCGTTGTGGTTGTATCATCAGAGTCACACAG GTTTGTCAATATCATTGGAAACACATTTGACGTTGAGACACTCTCCCCTCCTAAAGAGGAATATTGGTCGATGTTGGCCTACAACCGATCCAAGCTGTGCAATGTTATGTTTGCCCTTGAACTTCATCGGCGGTTCAGCAACCAGGGAATAGCCTGCAACGTTCTACATCCTGGAAATATGATTTACACTGGTTTGCCCAAAAAATGGTGGCTAATCTGGTTTCTCTACATGCTTGTAAGACCGTTCACAAAGTCTCTG TCTCAGGGTGCTGCAACCACAGTGTACTGTGCAGCTGCAAGGGAGTTAGATCGTGTCGGAGGACTGTACTTCAACCATTGTTGTCGATGCGTCCCCTCAGAAGAATCTATGGATGAAGACAAAGCCAAGGCATTATGGGAAATGAGCGAGAGAATGATAAAAGAAAGTTTCAGTAAGCATAACCTATGA